The following coding sequences are from one Anguilla anguilla isolate fAngAng1 chromosome 12, fAngAng1.pri, whole genome shotgun sequence window:
- the LOC118210308 gene encoding odorant receptor 131-2-like — protein MDQNSSSKDLILIDSDHNAKSMRMTIVQVFVWFFICVDMLMLFTFFSKQAFRSDARYILFAHTLMADCLLLLLTDLVVLLGYFTVLLPVGRCIVLCILMGIVVKNTPYTITAMCLERYVAICMPLRHASISTTGRTMAAIAVIWACSSVRAFMDLIIVTVTAPPEYFDRPASCHYEIVLVARWHNLMYAILNQMEFGIIVIIVLFCYTKIMLAARSASSESKESASKGRRTLLFHSLQLILCMADLWVPFIAAAVKEQSISLFLHVRFINFIIITIISRALSPLIYGLRDKTFCLALKYYLSCKA, from the coding sequence ATGgatcagaacagcagcagtaaGGACCTGATTCTTATTGATAGCGACCACAATGCGAAGAGTATGAGGATGACAATagtgcaggtgtttgtgtggTTCTTCATCTGTGTTGACATGCTCATGCTCTTCACCTTCTTCAGTAAGCAGGCTTTCCGGAGCGATGCACGCTACATCCTGTTTGCTCACACCCTGATGGCTGACTGTCTACTCCTGCTGCTCACTGACCTGGTGGTGCTGCTTGGCTACTTCACTGTGCTTTTGCCTGTGGGTCGCTGCATTGTGCTCTGCATTCTCATGGGGATCGTTGTCAAAAACACGCCCTACACCATCACTGCTATGTGCCTGGAGCGCTACGTGGCCATCTGCATGCCGCTTAGACACGCCAGCATCTCCACCACCGGCAGGACCATGGCTGCCATCGCTGTCATCTGGGCGTGCAGCTCCGTCCGGGCCTTCATGGATCTCATCATCGTCACCGTCACGGCCCCGCCAGAATACTTCGACAGGCCTGCCTCTTGCCATTACGAGATAGTGCTGGTGGCCAGGTGGCACAATCTCATGTACGCCATACTCAATCAGATGGAATTCGGTATTATCGTGATTATCGTACTGTTCTGCTACACCAAGATCATGCTGGCGGCTCGGAGCGCCTCCTCAGAGAGCAAAGAGTCTGCGTCGAAGGGGCGACGCACGCTCCTGTTCCACAGCCTGCAGCTCATTCTGTGCATGGCCGACCTGTGGGTCCCTTTCATAGCAGCTGCTGTCAAGGAGCAAAGTATAAGCTTGTTCCTGCACGTCCGATTCAtcaattttatcattattacCATTATCTCAAGGGCCCTGAGTCCCCTCATCTATGGCCTTAGGGATAAAACGTTTTGCCTTGCCCTGAAATATTACCTGAGCTGCAAGGCCTAG
- the LOC118210309 gene encoding odorant receptor 131-2-like gives MDQNSSSKDLVLLDRDHNLVMVRTVIGQMLMWFFIYVDILMLFTFFSKQAFRSDTRYILFAHTLLTDCLLLLLIDLVVLLTHFSVLVPVGRCIVLCILMGIVVKNTPYTITAMCLERYVAICMPLRHASISTTGRTMAAIAIIWAFSSIRVIMDLIIVTVTAPPEFFAVPTFCHYEIMLVTEWQRLMFVTLNQMDFGIILIIILFCYTKIMLAAQAASGENKESASKGRRTLLFHSLQLILCMADLWVPYLLSIVLQHSPHLFLHMRFFSFIAFTIVSRALSPLIYGFRDKQFCLALKYYMSCKV, from the coding sequence ATGGATCAGAACAGTAGCAGTAAGGACCTGGTTCTGCTTGATAGAGACCACAATCTGGTGATGGTGAGGACAGTCATAGGGCAGATGCTGATGTGGTTCTTCATCTATGTTGACATACTCATGCTCTTCACCTTCTTCAGTAAGCAGGCCTTCCGGAGCGATACACGCTACATCCTGTTTGCTCACACCCTGCTGACTGACTGTCTACTCCTGCTGCTCATTGACCTGGTGGTGCTGCTTACCCACTTCAGTGTGCTTGTACCTGTGGGTCGCTGCATCGTGCTCTGCATTCTCATGGGAATCGTTGTCAAAAACACGCCCTACACCATCACTGCTATGTGCCTGGAGCGCTACGTGGCCATCTGCATGCCGCTTAGACATGCCAGCATTTCCACCACCGGCAGGACCATGGCTGCCATCGCTATTATCTGGGCATTCAGCTCCATCAGGGTTATTATGGATCTCATTATCGTCACTGTCACGGCCCCACCAGAATTTTTTGCCGTGCCCACCTTTTGCCATTACGAGATCATGCTGGTGACTGAGTGGCAACGCCTCATGTTTGTCACACTTAATCAGATGGACTTCGGTATTATTTTGATAATCATACTGTTCTGCTACACCAAGATCATGCTGGCAGCTCAGGCTGCCTCTGGAGAGAATAAAGAGTCTGCGTCGAAGGGGCGACGCACGCTCCTGTTCCACAGCCTGCAGCTCATTCTGTGCATGGCTGACCTGTGGGTCCCCTATTTACTGTCTATTGTTTTGCAGCACAGTCCACACTTGTTCCTGCACATGCGATTCTTCAGTTTCATTGCTTTTACCATTGTCTCAAGGGCCCTGAGTCCCCTTATCTATGGCTTTAGGGATAAACAGTTTTGCCTTGCTCTGAAATATTACATGAGCTGCAAGGTCTAG